One genomic window of Mycosarcoma maydis chromosome 20, whole genome shotgun sequence includes the following:
- a CDS encoding uncharacterized protein (related to ABC transporter family members), with translation MPVKMASISRAASVNIRVGGRPPNRWLPRSITSTTPTVSPSRFSSTAPSQTRPPILKLDNALLRTQTSPTVSSTSTSPPSTLQWTVNDAGADECWAIIAPASEQGGAVRAELIDILSGRLRPRKHPNNLQHPPVHPFLQDASQPDTSPRSSVKAIKHVSFATKIGSTSSSADFTNYSARYGAIRDQDRVTLYERLMDILDCPVGLVAAAKLVPDPFAPPDASSQVGRFKYKSECERKAALSKAQQADKVIKQMAPLVLITDELLHRPVIALSNGQTRRARILSSLITGAELVVLEEPFSGIDLETRQKLSVLFAQLHAARRPRLVLVLREQDSIPELVTHILKVDDEGRITWIGPRKSDTAFPHDTNSAANSDNSPAQGGYHLVLSNSKSSIGVGDTCSAPLVSLCSVSIQYGSKLVLDSINLSLYPGLRLILAGDNGSGKTTLLALLLGDHPKSFSFSASSLSLFSHARDHALNARALLNRRLGHVSPELFNAFPRKPLSAGGLTVGEVVASGFENVFARRKYSDQQKQRVWSLLALFGDLIKSRQRGCMTDSADGVQAISDLAFSSLSHGSQAVVLFLRAVVGNPPVLVLDEPFQGMDTKQVQRTRAFIDFPEHFSIGPTPLDKQNDLHERRRMAIVLVSHYESEWPTSFGSLLRLRQGKAVEHF, from the coding sequence ATGCCAGTAAAGATGGCATCTATATCCAGGGCCGCATCTGTGAATATCAGAGTTGGTGGTCGTCCGCCCAATCGTTGGCTGCCACGCTCAATCACATCAACCACCCCGACTGTTAGCCCCTCTCGTTTCTCATCGACAGCTCCATCCCAGACACGACCGCCGATCCTCAAGCTTGACAATGCTCTTCTCAGAACTCAGACCTCCCCAACAGTCTCAAGCACCTCAACGAGCCCACCATCAACTCTGCAATGGACCGTCAACGATGCGGGCGCCGATGAATGCTGGGCCATCATCGCACCAGCCTCCGAACAAGGCGGGGCTGTTCGTGCTGAACTCATCGATATCCTCTCTGGTCGCCTTCGCCCTCGCAAGCATCCAAACAATTTGCAGCATCCGCCCGTACATCCGTTCTTACAAGACGCATCACAGCCCGATACTAGTCCACGCTCCTCCGTCAAGGCAATCAAGCACGTCTCATTCGCAACCAAAATCggctccacctcgtcctctgcCGACTTCACCAACTACTCTGCCCGCTACGGTGCTATCCGCGACCAAGATCGTGTGACGCTCTACGAGCGGCTGATGGATATCCTAGACTGCCCTGTTGGCctcgtggctgctgccaaacTCGTTCCTGACCCCTTTGCCCCTCCAGACGCGTCGAGCCAAGTAGGACGGTTCAAGTACAAATCCGAATGTGAGCGAAAAGCTGCTCTGTCAAAAGCGCAGCAAGCTGACAAGGTCATCAAACAGATGGCGCCGCTGGTGCTCATCAcggacgagctgctgcatcgaccTGTAATCGCGCTCTCAAACGGTCAAACAAGACGCGCAAGGAttttgagcagcttgatcaCGGGCGCAGAGCTGGTGGTACTGGAAGAGCCTTTTTCTGGCATCGATCTGGAGACGAGACAGAAATTGAGCGTTCTGTTTGCACAACTGCATGCGGCTAGGAGGCCGAGGCTCGTGCTAGTGCTGAGGGAGCAGGATTCCATACCGGAGCTTGTCACACATATCCTCAAAGTGGACGATGAGGGGCGAATCACTTGGATTGGCCCGCGAAAAAGTGATACTGCTTTTCCTCACGATACCAACTCTGCTGCAAACAGCGACAACTCGCCAGCGCAAGGAGGCTACCATCTTGTCCTCTCCAACTCTAAATCATCGATCGGTGTCGGTGACACATGCTCGGCAccgctcgtctcgctttGCTCGGTCTCGATTCAGTACGGCTCGAAACTTGTGCTCGATTCCATCAACCTCTCTCTCTACCCGGGGCTCCGCCTCATTCTGGCTGGAGACAACGGTTCCGGCAAGACAACGTTGctcgcgcttctgcttggcGATCATCCAAAGTCGTTCTCCTTCTCGGCCTCTTCTTTGTCGCTCTTCTCACACGCACGCGACCACGCTCTTAACGCACGAGCGCTGCTCAACCGTCGATTGGGCCACGTCTCACCCGAGCTGTTCAACGCATTCCCACGCAAGCCGTTGAGCGCCGGTGGCTTGACGGTGGGCGAAGTGGTGGCATCTGGTTTCGAGAATGTGTTTGCGCGACGAAAGTACTCGGACCAACAAAAACAGAGGGTCTGGTCGTTGTTGGCGTTATTTGGCGACTTGATCAAGTCGCGTCAGCGAGGTTGCATGACCGATAGCGCGGATGGTGTGCAGGCGATATCCGATCTTGCATTTTCGTCGTTGAGCCATGGAAGTCAAGCGGTGGTCCTGTTCCTGCGCGCTGTGGTGGGCAATCCTCCTGTATTGGTGTTGGACGAACCGTTTCAAGGGATGGATACCAAGCAGGTACAGAGGACGAGAGCGTTCATTGACTTTCCCGAGCACTTTTCCATCGGGCCTACTCCACTGGACAAGCAAAACGACTTGCACGAGAGACGAAGAATGGCAATCGTGCTCGTCAGCCATTACGAATCCGAGTGGCCCACCAGCTTTGGttcgctgctgcgtctgcgtcaAGGAAAGGCGGTGGAACACTTTTGA
- a CDS encoding uncharacterized protein (related to SLY41 - Putative transporter of the triose phosphate translocator family) has product MNAALSSVRSRAFEAISQLSAGSRSSLPTSSSRSNDKPRRSLDRPRLFKRHGSNVDHIHTQLFDKAVAPPSRSTVLFVLGCLAWYISSSLSSNTSKALLSKGRNHVDSGLPQVRPPAFPYPVTLTLIHFGFVNVCCAICASRRMLGHRALTRLVPPSLSRVAEVGQLAFFNVVGQALSSLAIARVPVSTVHTIKALSPLFTVLSYTYLFNVSYSSKTYMSLFPLTAGVMMACTGFAFNADDMVGFAAALASTLVFVAQNIYSKKLLRKGERSEGEKMDKINILFYSSGCSIVLMIPMALYYDGSSLLFRPSWNASEAYPYDRRTFVLSWLLCNGLVHFAQNILAFNVLSMVSPVTYSIASLLKRVFVIVLAILWFRQSVTRLQWFGIGLTFYGLWMYNDSKTKDDVDKGDKKVERQQGVGNHAILPLTSASTASTASGASGWTDALHNRPHPFAPSTSAYAFAAQQPSAHAAPARLHQPVYPPAPTKGWNDIPDSTLTSYINDPTKSLPSPPDSDKEV; this is encoded by the coding sequence ATGAATGCGGCACTTTCGAGCGTAAGATCGCGCGCGTTCGAAGCGATTTCGCAGCTTTCCGCTGGCTCGCGATCGTCATTGCCCACATCGTCATCGAGGTCCAACGACAAGCCGAGACGCAGTTTGGATCGTCCTCGTTTGTTCAAACGCCACGGCTCGAATGTCGACCATATACACACTCAGTTGTTCGACAAAGCGGTTGCGCCTCCTTCGCGTTCCACGGTGCTCTTCGTGCTCGGCTGCCTGGCATGGTACATTTCGtcctcgctctcgtccaACACGTCCAAAGCGCTGCTCTCCAAGGGTCGCAATCACGTGGATAGCGGTCTACCGCAAGTGCGACCGCCGGCTTTCCCTTATCCGGtgacgctgacgttgaTCCATTTTGGCTTTGTCAACGTTTGCTGTGCCATCTGCGCGTCTCGGCGCATGCTTGGCCATCGAGCGCTGACACGATTGGTGCCGCCGTCGTTGTCACGTGTGGCTGAAGTGGGGCAGTTGGCGTTTTTCAATGTGGTCGGACAggcgctctcgtcgcttgccATCGCGCGCGTTCCGGTCTCCACGGTACACACGATCAAAGCGCTCAGTCCGTTGTTCACCGTTCTCAGCTACACGTACCTGTTCAACGTCAGCTACTCGTCCAAGACGTACATGTCGCTGTTTCCCTTGACAGCAGGCGTCATGATGGCGTGTACAGGCTTCGCTTTCAATGCTGACGACATGGTCGGATTCGCAGCCGCCCTCGCGTCTACGCTGGTCTTTGTCGCACAGAACATCTACTCGAAAAAGCTCTTGCGCAAAGGCGAAAGATCCGAGGGCGAAAAAATGGACAAGATCAATATTCTCTTTTACTCGTCCGGCTGTTCGATCGTGCTGATGATCCCGATGGCGCTGTACTACGATGGCTCCAGCTTGCTCTTCCGGCCGAGCTGGAATGCGTCAGAGGCGTATCCATACGATAGGCGCACATTCGTCTTGTCCTGGCTGCTCTGCAACGGACTTGTGCACTTTGCGCAAAACATCCTGGCGTTCAACGTGCTGTCCATGGTCTCGCCCGTCACGTATTCGATCGCGTCGTTGCTCAAGAGGGTGTTTGTGATCGTGCTGGCTATCCTCTGGTTCCGACAATCAGTCACGCGCCTCCAGTGGTTCGGCATCGGCCTCACCTTCTACGGCTTGTGGATGTACAACGATAGTAAGACCAAGGACGACGTTGACAAGGGCGATAAAAAGGTCGAGCGTCAACAGGGCGTTGGCAACCACGCGATACTCCCGCTCACTTCGGCCAGCACAGCCAGCACAGCCAGTGGAGCGAGTGGATGGACCGATGCACTGCACAACCGACCGCATCCATTCGCGCCGTCGACGAGTGCGTACGCCTTTGCGGCGCAACAGCCTTCGGCACACGCCGCGCCAGCACGGCTACACCAACCAGTGTATCCACCTGCGCCCACCAAAGGCTGGAACGACATCCCCGACTCCACGTTGACGAGCTACATCAACGACCCCACCAAGAGTCTACCCAGTCCGCCAGACAGCGACAAAGAAGTCTAA
- a CDS encoding putative E2 ubiquitin-conjugating enzyme codes for MATATSHNKKSSAVKRILSEARELGCDSSDLYTAAPLEDNIFEWHFTLRGPANTEFADGLYHGRILLPAEYPMRPPNLMLLTPNGRWELNKKICLTFTGFHEEMWQPAWGIRTALLGLQTFMTAKAEAAVGIGSLDYPVEARKRMASESRRWRCDICEKSTLEMLPDADEQGREKRQEALPEGLQVQLNAPSHKPSSASSDTTQSDPIPTRASSDQACEPTMSTAAPTAAAPTSQLHYRPPATTAAPTPTTSSTSSAAPTPSVIRVSAIEQKLSVIDNCIKALGILVALLIVKRLI; via the coding sequence ATGGCCACCGCAACGTCTCACAACAAGAAATCCTCGGCGGTCAAACGCATCCTCTCGGAAGCACGAGAGCTAGGCTGTGACTCTTCCGATCTGTACACGGCTGCGCCTTTGGAAGATAACATCTTTGAATGGCACTTTACGTTGCGTGGGCCTGCCAACACGGAATTCGCCGATGGCCTCTATCATGGTCGCATCCTGCTACCCGCCGAGTATCCAATGCGACCACCCAACCTGATGTTGCTAACACCCAACGGGCGGTGGGAGTTGAACAAGAAGATCTGCCTCACATTTACCGGCTTCCACGAAGAGATGTGGCAGCCGGCATGGGGGATAAGAACTGCATTGTTGGGCCTGCAGACGTTCATGACGGCCAAAGCAGAGGCAGCGGTGGGCATCGGCAGTTTGGATTATCCGGTCGAGGCGAGAaagaggatggcaagcgaGTCGAGGAGGTGGAGGTGTGACATTTGCGAAAAATCgacgctcgagatgctgccGGACGCTGACGAGCAAGGTCGAGAGAAGAGGCAGGAAGCACTGCCAGAGGGGCTACAGGTCCAACTGAATGCGCCATCACACAAACCGTCGTCGGCGTCATCCGACACGACGCAATCGGATCCCATCCCGACACGGGCTTCTTCCGACCAAGCTTGCGAGCCAACAATGTCTACAGCTGCTCctaccgctgctgctccaacATCACAACTCCACTACAGACCACCTGCAACAACTGCCGCTCCAACGCCCACAACCTCGTCTACGTCTTCAGCCGCTCCGACTCCATCCGTAATCCGCGTCTCGGCAATAGAGCAGAAACTATCCGTGATCGACAACTGCATCAAGgcgctcggcatcctcgtcgcccTTCTCATCGTCAAACGTCTCATCTAA
- a CDS encoding uncharacterized protein (related to RAI1 - Rat1p Interacting Protein, required for pre-rRNA processing), which produces MPDKRALSDSYEQLPLKRAATVSSNTNDISDERIIATLRHPRACVSASGSPFSASPSFQQPVPLCSFSFDEHRKQWHDDRCKRFYRGPPPYNQRHPRQHGARAVFGADLNYGLERFVRRDQDVPEHLDALVAALQHRTEAAVSDEERDQVDQERRKADVVTWRGIITKICTAYEQTAEARFSDPLELNAMMLDDTLYLEEYTCKSARAQKQNKEDDPKMLRMGYYGYSFESYCTVDTELQTREPFRPIPSKESSLPHPAGWSGDVNTNVQWCQVVKTKLGNNRLVIGGEVDAVERNPKTGREELVELKTSMQMTWAQHNPSKAALDQERFEKKLLKFFLQSYLLGIGKIVVGFRDHHGILTTHQDFETLRIPRMVRAGQPIAGRFDHTGKPVIRQQSVWEPKDGLGFGDQILSFIRQTILSRSIQATPTEQISAGAGANTPNPTAAVGQVHHPVYRVTFRSPFDQVEMRCLSEQEIYEEVQDSGGSGARVGFLPRSFYDFVQRRAGS; this is translated from the coding sequence ATGCCAGATAAACGTGCGCTCAGTGACTCGTATGAGCAGCTCCCTCTTaaacgagcagcaacagtcTCTTCCAATACCAACGACATCTCGGACGAGCGCATCATAGCAACGCTGAGGCATCCTCGTGCGTGCGTTAGCGCTTCCGGCTCTCCCTTctcagcatcaccatccttCCAACAACCGGTACCTTTGTGTTCTTTCTCGTTCGATGAGCACCGAAAACAGTGGCACGACGATCGTTGCAAACGATTCTATCGAGGCCCACCACCGTACAACCAACGCCATCCGCGTCAACATGGTGCGCGTGCCGTGTTCGGCGCCGATCTCAACTACGGTCTGGAACGGTTCGTTCGACGTGACCAAGACGTGCCGGAGCATCTGGACGCGCTTGTCGCTGCGCTTCAGCACCGTACAGAGGCGGCTGTTTCAGATGAAGAGCGCGATCAAGTGGATCAGGAGCGAAGAAAAGCTGACGTGGTAACGTGGAGAGGTATCATCACCAAGATCTGCACAGCGTACGAGCAGACTGCCGAAGCACGTTTTTCGGATcctctcgagctcaacgctATGATGTTGGATGATACGCTGTATCTGGAAGAATACACGTGCAAATCAGCCAGGGCGCAAAAGCAGAACAAGGAAGACGATCCCAAGATGCTGCGGATGGGCTACTATGGGTACTCGTTCGAAAGCTACTGCACCGTCGACACTGAATTGCAGACACGAGAGCCTTTCCGGCCGATTCCCAGCAAGGAATCCTCCCTGCCTCACCCTGCAGGCTGGTCTGGAGATGTCAATACCAACGTGCAGTGGTGTCAAGTGGTAAAAACCAAGCTGGGTAACAACCGGCTGGTGATTGGAGGAGAGGTGGACGCTGTAGAACGCAACCCAAAGACAGGCCGTGAAGAACTGGTGGAGCTCAAGACGTCGATGCAAATGACTTGGGCTCAGCACAATCCATCCAAAGCGGCGCTAGATCAAGAGCGATTTGAaaagaagctgctcaagttCTTTCTGCAAAGCTACCTGCTAGGCATCGGCAAGATTGTCGTAGGCTTCCGAGACCACCACGGGATCCTGACAACGCACCAGGACTTCGAGACGCTTCGCATCCCACGTATGGTTCGAGCCGGTCAACCCATCGCTGGGCGCTTCGATCATACGGGCAAACCGGTGATCCGCCAACAGTCTGTATGGGAGCCTAAAGATgggcttggctttggcgatcAGATCCTTTCCTTCATTCGCCAGACCATCCTGTCCCGAAGCATCCAAGCCACGCCGACGGAGCAGATTagtgcaggtgcaggtgcaaaTACGCCCAACCCGACCGCAGCCGTTGGCCAGGTGCATCATCCCGTGTACCGCGTCACTTTCCGATCGCCGTTCGATcaggtcgagatgcgctgcttgagcgAACAAGAGATCTACGAAGAGGTGCAAGACAGCGGTGGCTCGGGAGCAAGGGTAGGCTTCCTACCTCGTAGCTTTTACGATTTtgtgcagcgtcgagctgggTCTTGA
- a CDS encoding uncharacterized protein (related to GNA1 - essential acetyltransferase), whose protein sequence is MPSAQQTYTMELAFPTEDIPQECFSALPEGYTMRALASSDYNRGFNKVLECLVETPDLGQAAWKARFDAMVAAKGTYFPIVIVSKQTDRIVAMGTVVVELKFFRGLTKVGHVEDIVVDTRLHSKGLGKIVVETVKAIGISKGCSNIILNCSDEKKPFYEKCGFSYSGLQMAKRLH, encoded by the exons ATGCCGTCCGCACAGCAGACATACACGATGGAGCTAGCCTTCCCCACCGAGGACATCCCACAAGAATGCTTCTCAGCACTTCCGGAAGGGTATACGATGCGCGCTTTAGCATCGAGCGACTACAACCGTGGATTCAACAAGGTGCTCGAGTGTCTGGTTGAGACGCCCGACCTGGGGCAAGCTGCGTGGAAAGCACGGTTTGACGCCATGGTAGCAGCCAAAGGTACCTATTTCCCCATTGTGATTGTATCAAAGCAAACGGATAGAATCGTAGCCATGGGCACcgttgtcgtcgagctcaaaTTCTTTCGTGGGTTGACCAAGGTGGGCCATGTTGAGGACATTGTTGTCGACACACGTTTGCATAGCAAAGGACTAGGAAAGATCGTGGTCGAGACGGTCAAGGCGATCGGAATCTCGAAGGGATGCAGTAATATCATCCTCAACTGTAGCGACGAGAAGAAAC CCTTCTATGAAAAGTGCGGCTTCTCGTATAGCGGCCTGCAAATGGCCAAAAGGCTGCActga
- a CDS encoding putative maltose permease (MalP), translated as MLVDKNEVARIDVDTREKLIHKFGDRFEEVVERSARSTMWQTNSSIGETFRRWPMSVTWSILFSLAIVQIGFDSSILSSFFAQPAFTEKFGECKVAVDGSKDCEISAPWQQGLTNGAWIGGIVGLQLAGSIAERIGHLRLMMISTTLMLAFVFIPFFATSLPVFLVGQIFMGIPWGGFQSLASAYASEICPVSLRPLLTTYVNLCWVFGQLLAAGVLRGTVGRSDVWAWKIPYAVQFFWPFPVFITCIFAPESPWWLTRHGKHDQANKSLDRLLNKQGLSASEAQELVKDYQAMIQYTEAMEQINENEQTNQKTNRYIDCFKGVDLRRTEIACWAWLIQITSGAPLQGFSTYFFSQAGLSTVNAFNMSMAMYALGAVGTISSWFLVNRVGRRQMYLWGLGAMFTTMLITGILGFVRQTSAVSWAVGAMLLLCTFFYDLTIGPICFAIIAEVSSTRLRSKTIVLACNTYNVALIVANVLQPYMLNSDEWNWGPKTGLFWAGTAAVSMVWTYFRLPELANRTYGELDVLFAAKVPARKFASTTIDQFRTIEQEAASVDVEKSSVSEKYTTEDEQIALAALSK; from the exons ATGCTGGTCGACAAGAACGAGGTGGCTCGCATCGATGTGGACACTCGCGAGAAGCTCATCCACAAGTTTGGCGACCGTTTCGAAGAGGttgtcgagcgcagcgcGCGTAGCACAATGTGGCAAACCAACTCATCTATTGGTGAGACTTTCCGACGATGGCCAATGTCGGTCACCTGGTCCATCCTCTTCTCTCTAGCCATAGTGCAAATAGGGTTTGATTCCTCTATTCTCTCGTCATTTTTTGCTCAACCAGCGTTTACCGAGAAGTTTGGCGAATGTAAAGTGGCAGTAGATGGTTCCAAGGATTGCGAGATCTCTGCGCCATGGCAGCAGGGTTTGACTAATGGAGCTTGGATTGGAGGCATTGTTGGTCTCCAACTCGCCGGTAGCATTGCTGAGCGAATTGGTCACCTTCGTCTTATGATGATCAGCACCACGCTTATGCTAGCCTTTGTCTTCATTCCGTTTTTTGCCACCAGTCTTCccgtcttcctcgtcggtCAGATCTTTATGGGCATCCCTTGGGGCGGATTCCAATCGCTTGCTTCCGCCTACGCTTCTGAAATCTGCCCCGTTTCCCTTCGACCACTTCTGACGACCTACGTCAACCTGTGCTGGGTGTTTGGACAGTTGCTCGCCGCTGGTGTACTTCGTGGAACCGTAGGGCGTTCAGATGTCTGGGCTTGGAAGATCCCTTACGCGGTTCAGTTCTTTTGGCCTTTCCCAGTGTTTATTACTTGCATCTTTGCGCCCGAATCGCCGTGGTGGTTGACTCGACACGGTAAACACGATCAGGCGAACAAGTCGCTCGACAggctgctcaacaagcaagGGTTGTCGGCTTCGGAAGCGCAAGAACTCGTCAAGGACTACCAAGCCATGATTCAATACACGGAGGCCATGGAGCAGATCAACGAAAACGAACAGACCAACCAAAAGACGAACCGCTACATCGACTGCTTCAAGGGCGTCGATTTGCGCCGTACCGAGATCGCCTGCTGGGCGTGGCTGATTCAGATCACGTCTGGTGCGCCACTTCAAGGATTTTCCACCTACTTTTTCAGTCAAGCGGGCCTTTCGACAGTCAACGCCTTCAACATGTCGATGGCCATGTATGCGCTCGGTGCGGTGGGAACGATCAGCTCTTGGTTCTTGGTCAACCGCGTGGGCCGTCGACAGATGTATCTCTGGGGATTGGGCGCTATGTTTACAACCATGCTCATCACCGGTATCCTCGGATTTGTTCGTCAGACCTCCGCTGTCTCGTGGGCTGTAGGCGCtatgctgctgctctgcacGTTTTTCTACGATCTCACTATCGGACCAATCTGCTttgccatcatcgccgAGGTCTCTTCGACCAGGCTcaggagcaagacgatTGTATTGGCGTGCAACACGTACAACGTTGCATTGATTGTGGCCAACGTTCTTCAACCTTACATGCTCAACTCGGACGAATGGAACTGGGGTCCCAAGACGGGGCTCTTCTGGGCTGGCACGGCGGCGGTATCAATGGTGTGGACCTACTTCCGCTTGCCCGAGCTTGCCAACAG GACTTATGGAGAGCTCGACGTACTTTTCGCTGCCAAGGTTCCGGCACGCAAGTttgccagcaccaccatcgaTCAGTTCCGTAccatcgagcaagaagcggcTTCGGTGGATGTAGAAAAGTCGAGCGTTTCCGAAAAGTACACGActgaagacgagcagatTGCGCTGGCTGCTTTGTCCAAGTGA